One genomic segment of Hordeum vulgare subsp. vulgare chromosome 2H, MorexV3_pseudomolecules_assembly, whole genome shotgun sequence includes these proteins:
- the LOC123428465 gene encoding uncharacterized protein LOC123428465: MGEMESTSPPAGAGGAVLQVVFVDGERSVNLGTVTVQPSLGVRKLQAVVADRVGVAPQQISASLARPRRQRRVPLDEGADLAAAVAREGAGCYVLAGLRRSRRDRRGGRSRRDRKGAGAGVGSQQPLLMAPTGSERTILKRLPSTDLASLAAPTAFGGWDYEAQLRELQRQHEWYMMSTAAPDPYLLPPLLDDPPAARWPARPSTPCPDCEAAAALGLREPAFHWCVRDAVTVGFRSPVGPIERPSARRSPSQTPSPSPSPPPHSRLPSFIHPGLMPLCY; encoded by the coding sequence ATGGGCGAGATGGAGTCGACCTCGCCCCCGGCAGGAGCGGGCGGCGCGGTGCTGCAGGTGGTGTTCGTGGACGGGGAGCGGAGCGTGAACCTGGGCACTGTGACCGTGCAGCCGTCGCTGGGGGTTCGGAAGCtgcaggcggtggtggcggaccGGGTGGGCGTGGCGCCGCAGCAGATCTCGGCGTCGCTGGCCCGGCCGCGCCGCCAGCGCCGCGTGCCGCTCGACGAGGGCgccgacctcgccgccgccgtcgcgcgcGAGGGCGCCGGGTGCTACGTCCTCGCCGGCCTCCGCCGCTCCCGCCGCGACCGCCGCGGGGGCCGCTCCCGGCGCGACAGGAAGGGCGCGGGCGCGGGGGTCGGGTCTCAGCAGCCGCTGCTGATGGCTCCGACGGGCTCGGAGCGGACCATCCTCAAGCGGCTCCCGTCGACGGATCTGGCGTCCCTGGCCGCACCGACGGCGTTCGGCGGGTGGGACTACGAGGCGCAGCTGCGGGAGCTGCAGCGGCAGCACGAGTGGTACATGATGAGCACCGCCGCGCCGGACCCGTACCTCCTCCCGCCGCTGCTCGACGACCCGCCGGCGGCGCGCTGGCCGGCCCGTCCCTCGACGCCCTGCCCCGACTGCGAGGCGGCGGCCGCGCTGGGCCTGCGCGAGCCGGCGTTCCACTGGTGCGTGCGCGACGCCGTGACCGTGGGGTTCCGCTCCCCGGTCGGCCCCATCGAGCGCCCGTCCGCGAGGAGATCCCCTTCCCagacgccgtcgccgtccccgtcGCCGCCTCCCCACAGCCGCCTGCCGTCCTTCATCCATCCCGGCCTGATGCCCCTCTGCTACTAG